One segment of Platichthys flesus chromosome 15, fPlaFle2.1, whole genome shotgun sequence DNA contains the following:
- the aifm1 gene encoding apoptosis-inducing factor 1, mitochondrial isoform X5, producing MLSCRSVWKKLPPLARASSTLCRLNGRRAVLNNGGPVRVPAANMSTGPSGIGRDTQLYVALVGAATFAGGVYAYRTVKSDQRRYQERIDDISSRPLKISSQQTDQPLNFSELSATEATETAVEATETEPIAEPEAAPSPEEPIPPAPEAEAAAPTETTEPVPADEPVLEAEPPEEAAESPAAPIVEEEPAPPPEPSQVELTEPPPAPLVEEVPEPAPEPSPVELTEPSPAPVVEEEPAPPTESSPVELTESPSAPVSESEPTAAAETAEPLAAEPAEAQPEVVAESVQTPAVEATPTLPEVPSHAPYLLIGGGTASFAAARSIRARDPGAKVLIVTEESEFPYMRPPLSKELWFSDDSSVTETLRFKQWNGKERSIYFQPPSFYIQAEELAGAENGGVAVLSGRKVVHMDVRGNKVKLDDDTEISYDKCLIATGGVPRNLQAIERAGEEVMKRTTLFRKIDDFKSLDKVSREAKSIAIIGGGFLGSELACALGRKSSEFGLEVMQMFPEKGNMGKVLPEYLSNWTTEKVKREGVQVIAEALVKSVTFKDDRLEIKLRDGRLVQTDHIVAAVGLEPNVDLAKSAGLEVDSDFGGFRVNAELQARSNIWVAGDAACFYDIRLGRRRVEHHDHAVVSGRLAGENMTGANKPYWHQSMFWSDLGPDVGYEAIGIVDSSLPTVGVFAKATAKDTPRAATEDSGTGIRSESETEETAVSPVASSTPAPALEQQRDNYGKGVIFYLRDKVVVGIILWNVFNRMPVARKIIKDGEEHADLNEVAKLFNIHED from the exons ATGCTGTCATGCAGGAGCGTGTGGAAGAAGCTCCCACCGCTAGCTAGAGCCTCTTCGACTCTGTGCCGGCTCAATGGGAGGCGAGCAG TGTTGAACAATGGCGGACCAGTACGTGTACCAGCAGCTAACATGTCCACGGGCCCTTCGGGGATAGGAAGGGACACACAGCTGTACGTTGCCTTGGTTGGAGCAGCCACCTTTGCTGGGGGAGTATAT GCGTACAGAACTGTGAAAAGTGACCAACGTAGATATCAGGAACGTATAGATGACATTTCCTCCAGACCGCTGAAAATATCCTCACAACAAACAGACCAGCCACTCAACTTCTCAGAGCTGTCTG caACTGAAGCCACTGAAACAGCTGTGGAAGCTACTGAAACAGAGC CCATTGCAGAGCCTGAGGCAGCTCCTTCACCAGAGGAGCCGATCCCTCCGGCCCCTGAGGCTGAAGCAGCGGCTCCCACTGAAACAACTGAACCTGTCCCAG CAGATGAGCCTGTCTTAGAAGCAGAACCTCCGGAAGAAGCAGCAGAGTCTCCTGCTGCACCTATAGTGGAGGAGG AACCAGCCCCCCCACCTGAGCCATCCCAAGTTGAGCTAACCGAGCCACCTCCTGCACCTCTAGTTGAGGAGG TGCCAGAACCAGCACCCGAGCCGTCCCCAGTTGAGCTAACAGAGCCATCTCCTGCACCTGTAGTTGAGGAGG AACCAGCACCCCCAACCGAATCGTCCCCAGTTGAGCTAACAGAGTCACCTTCTGCACCCGTTTCAGAGAGTG aacccacagcagcagcagaaacagccGAGCCGCTTGCAGCAGAGCCAGCCGAGGCTCAACCTGAAGTTGTGGCAGAGAGTG TTCAAACTCCAGCAGTGGAGGCCACACCTACCCTTCCCGAGGTGCCCTCACATGCCCCCTACCTCCTTATTGGTGGGGGTACTGCCTCTTTCGCTGCTGCCCGGTCTATTCGAGCCAGAGACCCCGGTGCCAAG GTCTTAATTGTGACTGAGGAGTCAGAATTTCCGTACATGAGACCACCTCTTTCTAAAGAACTGTGGTTCTCTGATGACTCCAGTGTGACAGAAACTCTGCGTTTCAAACAGTGgaatggaaaagaaagaag caTCTACTTCCAGCCTCCATCATTCTACATTCAAGCAGAAGAATTGGCAGGTGCAGAAAATGGTGGCGTGGCTGTGCTCTCTGGTAGAAAG GTGGTTCACATGGAtgtgagaggaaacaaagtGAAACTGGACGACGACACTGAGATTTCCTACGACAAATGTTTGATTGCTACAG GGGGGGTGCCAAGAAATCTACAGGCCATtgaaagagcaggagaggaggtgatgaagaggacaACTCTGTTCCGCAAG ATTGATGACTTCAAATCCTTGGACAAGGTCTCCAGAGAAGCCAAGTCCATCGCAATCATCGGAGGCGGGTTCTTGGGCAGCGAGCTGGCTTGTGCCCTCGGCAGGAAAT cgTCTGAGTTTGGTCTGGAGGTGATGCAGATGTTCCCTGAGAAGGGCAACATGGGAAAAGTTCTGCCTGAGTATCTGAGCAATTGGACAACTGAAAAAGTCAAGAGAG AGGGTGTTCAAGTCATCGCAGAAGCTTTGGTGAAGTCTGTGACTTTCAAAGATGATCGATTAGAAATCAAGCTCAGGGATGGCCGATTG GTGCAAACTGATCACATAGTTGCAGCCGTTGGCCTGGAGCCCAATGTTGACCTGGCTAAGTCAGCAGGTCTGGAGGTGGACTCTGACTTTGGAGGCTTTCGGGTCAATGCAGAGCTGCAAGCAAGGTCCAATATTTGGGTG GCAGGAGATGCTGCATGTTTCTACGACATCAGACTGGGCCGCAGACGAGTGGAACACCACGATCACGCTGTTGTGAGCGGTCGACTGGCGGGAGAGAACATGACCGGAGCCAACAAACCCTATTGGCATCAGTCTATGTTCTG GAGTGACCTGGGGCCTGATGTTGGCTATGAAGCCATTGGGATCGTTGACAGCAGCTTGCCAACAGTAGGAGTGTTTGCCAAAGCCACAGCCAAGGACACACCTAGAGCTGCTACAGAGGATTCAG GAACTGGGATCCGCTCTGAAagtgaaacagaggaaacagccGTCAGCCCAGTGGCCTCTTCCACCCCTGCCCCtgctctggagcagcagagagacaacTACGGCAAAGGAGTTATTTTCTACCTGCGAGACAAGGTGGTGGTGGGCATCATCCTGTGGAACGTGTTCAACAGAATGCCCGTTGCAAGAAAG ATAATCAAGGATGGAGAGGAACATGCTGATCTAAACGAAGTGGCAAAGCTGTTCAACATCCACGAGGATTAA
- the aifm1 gene encoding apoptosis-inducing factor 1, mitochondrial isoform X4: MLSCRSVWKKLPPLARASSTLCRLNGRRAVLNNGGPVRVPAANMSTGPSGIGRDTQLYVALVGAATFAGGVYAYRTVKSDQRRYQERIDDISSRPLKISSQQTDQPLNFSELSATEATETAVEATETEPIAEPEAAPSPEEPIPPAPEAEAAAPTETTEPVPADEPVLEAEPPEEAAESPAAPIVEEEPAPPPEPSQVELTEPPPAPLVEEVPEPAPEPSPVELTEPSPAPVVEEEPEPAPPTEPSPVELTEPSPAPVVEEEPAPPTESSPVEPTEQPPAPLVEEVPEPAPEPSPVELTEPSPAPVVEEEPEPAPPTEPSPVELTEPSPAPIVEEEPAPPTESSPVELTESPSAPVSESVQTPAVEATPTLPEVPSHAPYLLIGGGTASFAAARSIRARDPGAKVLIVTEESEFPYMRPPLSKELWFSDDSSVTETLRFKQWNGKERSIYFQPPSFYIQAEELAGAENGGVAVLSGRKVVHMDVRGNKVKLDDDTEISYDKCLIATGGVPRNLQAIERAGEEVMKRTTLFRKIDDFKSLDKVSREAKSIAIIGGGFLGSELACALGRKSSEFGLEVMQMFPEKGNMGKVLPEYLSNWTTEKVKREGVQVIAEALVKSVTFKDDRLEIKLRDGRLVQTDHIVAAVGLEPNVDLAKSAGLEVDSDFGGFRVNAELQARSNIWVAGDAACFYDIRLGRRRVEHHDHAVVSGRLAGENMTGANKPYWHQSMFWSDLGPDVGYEAIGIVDSSLPTVGVFAKATAKDTPRAATEDSGTGIRSESETEETAVSPVASSTPAPALEQQRDNYGKGVIFYLRDKVVVGIILWNVFNRMPVARKIIKDGEEHADLNEVAKLFNIHED, encoded by the exons ATGCTGTCATGCAGGAGCGTGTGGAAGAAGCTCCCACCGCTAGCTAGAGCCTCTTCGACTCTGTGCCGGCTCAATGGGAGGCGAGCAG TGTTGAACAATGGCGGACCAGTACGTGTACCAGCAGCTAACATGTCCACGGGCCCTTCGGGGATAGGAAGGGACACACAGCTGTACGTTGCCTTGGTTGGAGCAGCCACCTTTGCTGGGGGAGTATAT GCGTACAGAACTGTGAAAAGTGACCAACGTAGATATCAGGAACGTATAGATGACATTTCCTCCAGACCGCTGAAAATATCCTCACAACAAACAGACCAGCCACTCAACTTCTCAGAGCTGTCTG caACTGAAGCCACTGAAACAGCTGTGGAAGCTACTGAAACAGAGC CCATTGCAGAGCCTGAGGCAGCTCCTTCACCAGAGGAGCCGATCCCTCCGGCCCCTGAGGCTGAAGCAGCGGCTCCCACTGAAACAACTGAACCTGTCCCAG CAGATGAGCCTGTCTTAGAAGCAGAACCTCCGGAAGAAGCAGCAGAGTCTCCTGCTGCACCTATAGTGGAGGAGG AACCAGCCCCCCCACCTGAGCCATCCCAAGTTGAGCTAACCGAGCCACCTCCTGCACCTCTAGTTGAGGAGG TGCCAGAACCAGCACCCGAGCCGTCCCCAGTTGAGCTAACAGAGCCATCTCCTGCACCTGTAGTTGAGGAGG aaccagaaccagcacCCCCAACCGAGCCGTCCCCAGTTGAGCTAACAGAGCCATCTCCTGCACCTGTGGTTGAGGAGG AACCAGCACCCCCAACCGAATCGTCCCCAGTTGAGCCAACCGAGCAACCTCCTGCACCTCTAGTCGAGGAGG TGCCAGAACCAGCACCCGAGCCGTCCCCAGTTGAGCTAACAGAGCCGTCTCCTGCACCTGTAGTTGAGGAGG aaccagaaccagcacCCCCAACCGAGCCGTCCCCAGTTGAGCTAACAGAGCCATCTCCTGCACCTATAGTTGAGGAGG AACCAGCACCCCCAACCGAATCGTCCCCAGTTGAGCTAACAGAGTCACCTTCTGCACCCGTTTCAGAGAGTG TTCAAACTCCAGCAGTGGAGGCCACACCTACCCTTCCCGAGGTGCCCTCACATGCCCCCTACCTCCTTATTGGTGGGGGTACTGCCTCTTTCGCTGCTGCCCGGTCTATTCGAGCCAGAGACCCCGGTGCCAAG GTCTTAATTGTGACTGAGGAGTCAGAATTTCCGTACATGAGACCACCTCTTTCTAAAGAACTGTGGTTCTCTGATGACTCCAGTGTGACAGAAACTCTGCGTTTCAAACAGTGgaatggaaaagaaagaag caTCTACTTCCAGCCTCCATCATTCTACATTCAAGCAGAAGAATTGGCAGGTGCAGAAAATGGTGGCGTGGCTGTGCTCTCTGGTAGAAAG GTGGTTCACATGGAtgtgagaggaaacaaagtGAAACTGGACGACGACACTGAGATTTCCTACGACAAATGTTTGATTGCTACAG GGGGGGTGCCAAGAAATCTACAGGCCATtgaaagagcaggagaggaggtgatgaagaggacaACTCTGTTCCGCAAG ATTGATGACTTCAAATCCTTGGACAAGGTCTCCAGAGAAGCCAAGTCCATCGCAATCATCGGAGGCGGGTTCTTGGGCAGCGAGCTGGCTTGTGCCCTCGGCAGGAAAT cgTCTGAGTTTGGTCTGGAGGTGATGCAGATGTTCCCTGAGAAGGGCAACATGGGAAAAGTTCTGCCTGAGTATCTGAGCAATTGGACAACTGAAAAAGTCAAGAGAG AGGGTGTTCAAGTCATCGCAGAAGCTTTGGTGAAGTCTGTGACTTTCAAAGATGATCGATTAGAAATCAAGCTCAGGGATGGCCGATTG GTGCAAACTGATCACATAGTTGCAGCCGTTGGCCTGGAGCCCAATGTTGACCTGGCTAAGTCAGCAGGTCTGGAGGTGGACTCTGACTTTGGAGGCTTTCGGGTCAATGCAGAGCTGCAAGCAAGGTCCAATATTTGGGTG GCAGGAGATGCTGCATGTTTCTACGACATCAGACTGGGCCGCAGACGAGTGGAACACCACGATCACGCTGTTGTGAGCGGTCGACTGGCGGGAGAGAACATGACCGGAGCCAACAAACCCTATTGGCATCAGTCTATGTTCTG GAGTGACCTGGGGCCTGATGTTGGCTATGAAGCCATTGGGATCGTTGACAGCAGCTTGCCAACAGTAGGAGTGTTTGCCAAAGCCACAGCCAAGGACACACCTAGAGCTGCTACAGAGGATTCAG GAACTGGGATCCGCTCTGAAagtgaaacagaggaaacagccGTCAGCCCAGTGGCCTCTTCCACCCCTGCCCCtgctctggagcagcagagagacaacTACGGCAAAGGAGTTATTTTCTACCTGCGAGACAAGGTGGTGGTGGGCATCATCCTGTGGAACGTGTTCAACAGAATGCCCGTTGCAAGAAAG ATAATCAAGGATGGAGAGGAACATGCTGATCTAAACGAAGTGGCAAAGCTGTTCAACATCCACGAGGATTAA
- the aifm1 gene encoding apoptosis-inducing factor 1, mitochondrial isoform X8 has protein sequence MLSCRSVWKKLPPLARASSTLCRLNGRRAVLNNGGPVRVPAANMSTGPSGIGRDTQLYVALVGAATFAGGVYAYRTVKSDQRRYQERIDDISSRPLKISSQQTDQPLNFSELSATEATETAVEATETEPIAEPEAAPSPEEPIPPAPEAEAAAPTETTEPVPVQTPAVEATPTLPEVPSHAPYLLIGGGTASFAAARSIRARDPGAKVLIVTEESEFPYMRPPLSKELWFSDDSSVTETLRFKQWNGKERSIYFQPPSFYIQAEELAGAENGGVAVLSGRKVVHMDVRGNKVKLDDDTEISYDKCLIATGGVPRNLQAIERAGEEVMKRTTLFRKIDDFKSLDKVSREAKSIAIIGGGFLGSELACALGRKSSEFGLEVMQMFPEKGNMGKVLPEYLSNWTTEKVKREGVQVIAEALVKSVTFKDDRLEIKLRDGRLVQTDHIVAAVGLEPNVDLAKSAGLEVDSDFGGFRVNAELQARSNIWVAGDAACFYDIRLGRRRVEHHDHAVVSGRLAGENMTGANKPYWHQSMFWSDLGPDVGYEAIGIVDSSLPTVGVFAKATAKDTPRAATEDSGTGIRSESETEETAVSPVASSTPAPALEQQRDNYGKGVIFYLRDKVVVGIILWNVFNRMPVARKIIKDGEEHADLNEVAKLFNIHED, from the exons ATGCTGTCATGCAGGAGCGTGTGGAAGAAGCTCCCACCGCTAGCTAGAGCCTCTTCGACTCTGTGCCGGCTCAATGGGAGGCGAGCAG TGTTGAACAATGGCGGACCAGTACGTGTACCAGCAGCTAACATGTCCACGGGCCCTTCGGGGATAGGAAGGGACACACAGCTGTACGTTGCCTTGGTTGGAGCAGCCACCTTTGCTGGGGGAGTATAT GCGTACAGAACTGTGAAAAGTGACCAACGTAGATATCAGGAACGTATAGATGACATTTCCTCCAGACCGCTGAAAATATCCTCACAACAAACAGACCAGCCACTCAACTTCTCAGAGCTGTCTG caACTGAAGCCACTGAAACAGCTGTGGAAGCTACTGAAACAGAGC CCATTGCAGAGCCTGAGGCAGCTCCTTCACCAGAGGAGCCGATCCCTCCGGCCCCTGAGGCTGAAGCAGCGGCTCCCACTGAAACAACTGAACCTGTCCCAG TTCAAACTCCAGCAGTGGAGGCCACACCTACCCTTCCCGAGGTGCCCTCACATGCCCCCTACCTCCTTATTGGTGGGGGTACTGCCTCTTTCGCTGCTGCCCGGTCTATTCGAGCCAGAGACCCCGGTGCCAAG GTCTTAATTGTGACTGAGGAGTCAGAATTTCCGTACATGAGACCACCTCTTTCTAAAGAACTGTGGTTCTCTGATGACTCCAGTGTGACAGAAACTCTGCGTTTCAAACAGTGgaatggaaaagaaagaag caTCTACTTCCAGCCTCCATCATTCTACATTCAAGCAGAAGAATTGGCAGGTGCAGAAAATGGTGGCGTGGCTGTGCTCTCTGGTAGAAAG GTGGTTCACATGGAtgtgagaggaaacaaagtGAAACTGGACGACGACACTGAGATTTCCTACGACAAATGTTTGATTGCTACAG GGGGGGTGCCAAGAAATCTACAGGCCATtgaaagagcaggagaggaggtgatgaagaggacaACTCTGTTCCGCAAG ATTGATGACTTCAAATCCTTGGACAAGGTCTCCAGAGAAGCCAAGTCCATCGCAATCATCGGAGGCGGGTTCTTGGGCAGCGAGCTGGCTTGTGCCCTCGGCAGGAAAT cgTCTGAGTTTGGTCTGGAGGTGATGCAGATGTTCCCTGAGAAGGGCAACATGGGAAAAGTTCTGCCTGAGTATCTGAGCAATTGGACAACTGAAAAAGTCAAGAGAG AGGGTGTTCAAGTCATCGCAGAAGCTTTGGTGAAGTCTGTGACTTTCAAAGATGATCGATTAGAAATCAAGCTCAGGGATGGCCGATTG GTGCAAACTGATCACATAGTTGCAGCCGTTGGCCTGGAGCCCAATGTTGACCTGGCTAAGTCAGCAGGTCTGGAGGTGGACTCTGACTTTGGAGGCTTTCGGGTCAATGCAGAGCTGCAAGCAAGGTCCAATATTTGGGTG GCAGGAGATGCTGCATGTTTCTACGACATCAGACTGGGCCGCAGACGAGTGGAACACCACGATCACGCTGTTGTGAGCGGTCGACTGGCGGGAGAGAACATGACCGGAGCCAACAAACCCTATTGGCATCAGTCTATGTTCTG GAGTGACCTGGGGCCTGATGTTGGCTATGAAGCCATTGGGATCGTTGACAGCAGCTTGCCAACAGTAGGAGTGTTTGCCAAAGCCACAGCCAAGGACACACCTAGAGCTGCTACAGAGGATTCAG GAACTGGGATCCGCTCTGAAagtgaaacagaggaaacagccGTCAGCCCAGTGGCCTCTTCCACCCCTGCCCCtgctctggagcagcagagagacaacTACGGCAAAGGAGTTATTTTCTACCTGCGAGACAAGGTGGTGGTGGGCATCATCCTGTGGAACGTGTTCAACAGAATGCCCGTTGCAAGAAAG ATAATCAAGGATGGAGAGGAACATGCTGATCTAAACGAAGTGGCAAAGCTGTTCAACATCCACGAGGATTAA
- the aifm1 gene encoding apoptosis-inducing factor 1, mitochondrial isoform X6 — MLSCRSVWKKLPPLARASSTLCRLNGRRAVLNNGGPVRVPAANMSTGPSGIGRDTQLYVALVGAATFAGGVYAYRTVKSDQRRYQERIDDISSRPLKISSQQTDQPLNFSELSATEATETAVEATETEPIAEPEAAPSPEEPIPPAPEAEAAAPTETTEPVPADEPVLEAEPPEEAAESPAAPIVEEEPAPPPEPSQVELTEPPPAPLVEEVPEPAPEPSPVELTEPSPAPVVEEEPAPPTESSPVELTESPSAPVSESVQTPAVEATPTLPEVPSHAPYLLIGGGTASFAAARSIRARDPGAKVLIVTEESEFPYMRPPLSKELWFSDDSSVTETLRFKQWNGKERSIYFQPPSFYIQAEELAGAENGGVAVLSGRKVVHMDVRGNKVKLDDDTEISYDKCLIATGGVPRNLQAIERAGEEVMKRTTLFRKIDDFKSLDKVSREAKSIAIIGGGFLGSELACALGRKSSEFGLEVMQMFPEKGNMGKVLPEYLSNWTTEKVKREGVQVIAEALVKSVTFKDDRLEIKLRDGRLVQTDHIVAAVGLEPNVDLAKSAGLEVDSDFGGFRVNAELQARSNIWVAGDAACFYDIRLGRRRVEHHDHAVVSGRLAGENMTGANKPYWHQSMFWSDLGPDVGYEAIGIVDSSLPTVGVFAKATAKDTPRAATEDSGTGIRSESETEETAVSPVASSTPAPALEQQRDNYGKGVIFYLRDKVVVGIILWNVFNRMPVARKIIKDGEEHADLNEVAKLFNIHED, encoded by the exons ATGCTGTCATGCAGGAGCGTGTGGAAGAAGCTCCCACCGCTAGCTAGAGCCTCTTCGACTCTGTGCCGGCTCAATGGGAGGCGAGCAG TGTTGAACAATGGCGGACCAGTACGTGTACCAGCAGCTAACATGTCCACGGGCCCTTCGGGGATAGGAAGGGACACACAGCTGTACGTTGCCTTGGTTGGAGCAGCCACCTTTGCTGGGGGAGTATAT GCGTACAGAACTGTGAAAAGTGACCAACGTAGATATCAGGAACGTATAGATGACATTTCCTCCAGACCGCTGAAAATATCCTCACAACAAACAGACCAGCCACTCAACTTCTCAGAGCTGTCTG caACTGAAGCCACTGAAACAGCTGTGGAAGCTACTGAAACAGAGC CCATTGCAGAGCCTGAGGCAGCTCCTTCACCAGAGGAGCCGATCCCTCCGGCCCCTGAGGCTGAAGCAGCGGCTCCCACTGAAACAACTGAACCTGTCCCAG CAGATGAGCCTGTCTTAGAAGCAGAACCTCCGGAAGAAGCAGCAGAGTCTCCTGCTGCACCTATAGTGGAGGAGG AACCAGCCCCCCCACCTGAGCCATCCCAAGTTGAGCTAACCGAGCCACCTCCTGCACCTCTAGTTGAGGAGG TGCCAGAACCAGCACCCGAGCCGTCCCCAGTTGAGCTAACAGAGCCATCTCCTGCACCTGTAGTTGAGGAGG AACCAGCACCCCCAACCGAATCGTCCCCAGTTGAGCTAACAGAGTCACCTTCTGCACCCGTTTCAGAGAGTG TTCAAACTCCAGCAGTGGAGGCCACACCTACCCTTCCCGAGGTGCCCTCACATGCCCCCTACCTCCTTATTGGTGGGGGTACTGCCTCTTTCGCTGCTGCCCGGTCTATTCGAGCCAGAGACCCCGGTGCCAAG GTCTTAATTGTGACTGAGGAGTCAGAATTTCCGTACATGAGACCACCTCTTTCTAAAGAACTGTGGTTCTCTGATGACTCCAGTGTGACAGAAACTCTGCGTTTCAAACAGTGgaatggaaaagaaagaag caTCTACTTCCAGCCTCCATCATTCTACATTCAAGCAGAAGAATTGGCAGGTGCAGAAAATGGTGGCGTGGCTGTGCTCTCTGGTAGAAAG GTGGTTCACATGGAtgtgagaggaaacaaagtGAAACTGGACGACGACACTGAGATTTCCTACGACAAATGTTTGATTGCTACAG GGGGGGTGCCAAGAAATCTACAGGCCATtgaaagagcaggagaggaggtgatgaagaggacaACTCTGTTCCGCAAG ATTGATGACTTCAAATCCTTGGACAAGGTCTCCAGAGAAGCCAAGTCCATCGCAATCATCGGAGGCGGGTTCTTGGGCAGCGAGCTGGCTTGTGCCCTCGGCAGGAAAT cgTCTGAGTTTGGTCTGGAGGTGATGCAGATGTTCCCTGAGAAGGGCAACATGGGAAAAGTTCTGCCTGAGTATCTGAGCAATTGGACAACTGAAAAAGTCAAGAGAG AGGGTGTTCAAGTCATCGCAGAAGCTTTGGTGAAGTCTGTGACTTTCAAAGATGATCGATTAGAAATCAAGCTCAGGGATGGCCGATTG GTGCAAACTGATCACATAGTTGCAGCCGTTGGCCTGGAGCCCAATGTTGACCTGGCTAAGTCAGCAGGTCTGGAGGTGGACTCTGACTTTGGAGGCTTTCGGGTCAATGCAGAGCTGCAAGCAAGGTCCAATATTTGGGTG GCAGGAGATGCTGCATGTTTCTACGACATCAGACTGGGCCGCAGACGAGTGGAACACCACGATCACGCTGTTGTGAGCGGTCGACTGGCGGGAGAGAACATGACCGGAGCCAACAAACCCTATTGGCATCAGTCTATGTTCTG GAGTGACCTGGGGCCTGATGTTGGCTATGAAGCCATTGGGATCGTTGACAGCAGCTTGCCAACAGTAGGAGTGTTTGCCAAAGCCACAGCCAAGGACACACCTAGAGCTGCTACAGAGGATTCAG GAACTGGGATCCGCTCTGAAagtgaaacagaggaaacagccGTCAGCCCAGTGGCCTCTTCCACCCCTGCCCCtgctctggagcagcagagagacaacTACGGCAAAGGAGTTATTTTCTACCTGCGAGACAAGGTGGTGGTGGGCATCATCCTGTGGAACGTGTTCAACAGAATGCCCGTTGCAAGAAAG ATAATCAAGGATGGAGAGGAACATGCTGATCTAAACGAAGTGGCAAAGCTGTTCAACATCCACGAGGATTAA